In Rathayibacter sp. VKM Ac-2762, one DNA window encodes the following:
- a CDS encoding ABC transporter permease subunit, translated as MRPARLLSGAVLVITGLVFAVPIVAMAEFTLRGADGHDLSHWTAILDPENERAYRSLFQGIGNSLVLAVVTALIVLVLLVPTMLLVEIRLPRLRRALELVCLLPLTVPAIVLVVGLAPVYSVVTELAGSAPWTLALAYGVLVLPYAYRAVAADLAGLDAVTLSEAARSLGAGPLAVLGRILLPNLRRGLVAAALITVAVVLGEYTIASLLSRTTLQTGLVQVSKSDAYVAVIFSLLSLLFAFALLLGIGRLARIGLPTGRAHSSKGSS; from the coding sequence ATGAGGCCCGCGCGGCTCCTGTCCGGGGCGGTGCTCGTGATCACCGGGCTGGTGTTCGCCGTCCCGATCGTCGCGATGGCGGAGTTCACGCTCCGCGGCGCCGACGGCCACGACCTCTCGCACTGGACGGCGATCCTCGACCCGGAGAACGAGCGCGCCTACCGCTCGCTGTTCCAGGGGATCGGCAACTCGCTGGTCCTCGCCGTCGTCACCGCCCTCATCGTCCTGGTCCTGCTGGTGCCGACGATGCTGCTCGTCGAGATTCGGCTCCCGCGCCTGCGCCGGGCTCTGGAGCTGGTCTGCCTGCTCCCGCTGACCGTGCCCGCCATCGTCCTCGTCGTCGGCCTCGCGCCGGTCTACTCCGTGGTCACCGAGCTCGCCGGCTCCGCGCCATGGACGCTCGCTCTCGCCTACGGGGTGCTGGTACTGCCCTACGCCTACCGCGCAGTGGCGGCGGACCTCGCCGGTCTCGACGCCGTGACGCTCTCGGAGGCGGCCCGCTCGCTCGGCGCGGGCCCGCTCGCGGTGCTCGGGAGGATCCTCCTGCCGAACCTGCGCCGGGGCCTGGTCGCGGCCGCGCTGATCACCGTCGCAGTCGTTCTCGGCGAGTACACGATCGCCTCGCTCCTCAGCCGCACCACTCTCCAGACCGGCCTGGTGCAGGTGTCGAAGTCCGACGCCTACGTCGCCGTGATCTTCTCGCTGCTCTCCCTCCTCTTCGCCTTCGCCCTCCTGCTCGGGATCGGCCGCCTCGCGCGGATCGGCCTGCCGACGGGCCGGGCGCACTCCTCGAAAGGCTCCTCGTGA
- a CDS encoding ABC transporter ATP-binding protein: MTASTLPGARVRFVDVERHYGSARALDGVSFDVAPGEFIALLGPSGCGKTTALRALSGLERIDAGRILVDEEDVAHVPVAKRDMGMVFQSYSLFPHLRARENVEFGLRTRGVGARERRAAAGEALEVVGLGALGDRYAHELSGGQQQRLALARALVTRPRVLLLDEPLSALDAKVRVQLRDEIKRLQSEIGITTFFVTHDQEEALAVADRVAVMNAGRIEQLGAPEDLYARPATAFTARFVGLSTVVAGTVSSGSVLALGVRLPLVDAAVADGPVSVFLRPEDLAVVADGAPDSLPGVVLASSFLGPVRRSTVRLSTGEEVTVQHASGHRLEPGERVGVLPARRPVAVGPAPEQAAVGAAA, from the coding sequence GTGACCGCTTCCACCCTCCCCGGCGCCCGCGTGCGCTTCGTCGACGTGGAGCGGCACTACGGCTCCGCGCGAGCGCTCGACGGCGTCTCGTTCGACGTGGCCCCGGGTGAGTTCATCGCGCTGCTCGGCCCCTCCGGCTGCGGCAAGACCACAGCCCTGCGCGCCCTCAGCGGTCTCGAGCGGATCGACGCGGGGCGGATCCTCGTCGACGAGGAGGACGTCGCCCACGTCCCCGTCGCGAAGCGCGACATGGGCATGGTCTTCCAGTCGTACTCGCTCTTCCCGCACCTGCGGGCGCGCGAGAACGTCGAGTTCGGGTTGCGCACCCGGGGAGTCGGGGCGCGCGAGCGCCGAGCGGCCGCGGGGGAGGCGCTGGAGGTCGTGGGCCTCGGCGCCCTCGGCGACCGCTACGCGCACGAGCTCTCCGGCGGCCAGCAGCAGCGGTTGGCGCTCGCGCGCGCCCTCGTCACGCGGCCGCGGGTGCTGCTGCTGGACGAGCCTCTGTCGGCACTGGACGCGAAGGTCCGCGTCCAGCTGCGCGACGAGATCAAGCGCCTGCAGTCCGAGATCGGCATCACCACGTTCTTCGTCACGCACGACCAGGAGGAGGCGCTCGCCGTCGCCGACCGCGTCGCGGTGATGAACGCCGGGCGGATCGAGCAGCTGGGTGCACCGGAGGACCTCTACGCGCGCCCGGCGACCGCCTTCACGGCCCGCTTCGTCGGCCTCTCGACGGTGGTCGCGGGGACGGTCTCGTCGGGATCGGTCCTCGCGCTCGGCGTGCGCCTGCCGCTCGTCGACGCGGCGGTAGCGGACGGGCCTGTGTCGGTGTTCCTCCGCCCCGAGGACCTCGCCGTCGTGGCCGACGGCGCTCCCGACTCCCTGCCCGGAGTCGTCCTCGCCTCGAGCTTCCTGGGGCCGGTGCGGCGCTCGACCGTCCGGCTGTCGACGGGCGAGGAGGTCACCGTCCAGCACGCGTCGGGGCACCGCCTCGAGCCGGGGGAGCGGGTCGGCGTGCTGCCCGCGCGGCGCCCGGTCGCGGTCGGTCCGGCACCGGAGCAGGCGGCGGTCGGCGCCGCCGCATGA
- the ilvA gene encoding threonine ammonia-lyase, whose protein sequence is MQTSRVVGPALHEFEAARAVLAPVIATTPMETSTFLAQVLGSPVFLKCENLQRTGSYKIRGAVFRMSRLTPEERARGVVAASAGNHAQGVAYAARELGIKATIFMPIGVALPKLAATRDYGADVVLSGHIFNEALAAAAEFAERTGAVFVPPYDHPDVITGQGTVGLEILEQAPAVETIVVPIGGGGLIAGVASAAKQKAAEEGRTLRVIGVQAANAAPYPLSLASGEPTAITISPTIADGIAVAKPGQLNFAIVREMVDEVVTVEDDDIARALLVLLERAKLVVEPAGAVGIAAILTGKIRDAGATAVILSGGNIDPLMMERVISRGLAASERYLKMSIGLPDRPGQLSRIAELISEANANVVEVLHTRHGRGLQISEVEIEISVETRGPEHADRVIQVLTDAGYAPRISRN, encoded by the coding sequence ATGCAGACTAGCCGCGTCGTCGGACCCGCCCTCCACGAGTTCGAGGCGGCCCGCGCCGTCCTCGCCCCCGTCATCGCCACCACCCCCATGGAGACGAGCACCTTCCTCGCGCAGGTCCTCGGCTCGCCCGTGTTCCTCAAGTGCGAGAACCTCCAGCGCACCGGCTCCTACAAGATCCGCGGAGCGGTGTTCCGGATGTCGCGGCTCACCCCGGAGGAGCGGGCCCGCGGAGTCGTGGCGGCCTCGGCCGGCAACCACGCGCAGGGCGTCGCCTACGCGGCGCGGGAGCTGGGGATCAAGGCCACGATCTTCATGCCGATCGGCGTCGCGCTGCCCAAGCTCGCAGCCACCCGCGACTACGGCGCGGACGTGGTGCTGAGCGGCCACATCTTCAACGAGGCGCTCGCGGCGGCGGCGGAGTTCGCCGAGCGCACGGGCGCGGTCTTCGTTCCTCCCTACGACCACCCCGACGTGATCACCGGCCAGGGCACGGTCGGCCTCGAGATCCTCGAGCAGGCCCCCGCCGTCGAGACCATCGTGGTGCCCATCGGCGGCGGCGGCCTCATCGCCGGGGTCGCATCGGCGGCCAAGCAGAAGGCGGCCGAGGAGGGGCGCACGCTCCGCGTCATCGGCGTGCAGGCGGCCAACGCGGCGCCGTACCCGCTCTCGCTCGCGAGCGGCGAGCCGACCGCGATCACGATCTCTCCGACGATCGCCGACGGCATCGCCGTGGCGAAGCCGGGGCAGCTGAACTTCGCGATCGTCCGCGAGATGGTGGACGAGGTCGTCACCGTCGAGGACGACGACATCGCCCGGGCCCTGCTGGTGCTGCTGGAGCGGGCGAAGCTCGTGGTGGAGCCCGCGGGCGCGGTGGGCATCGCGGCGATCCTGACGGGGAAGATCCGCGACGCCGGAGCGACCGCGGTCATCCTGTCGGGCGGCAACATCGATCCGCTGATGATGGAGCGGGTGATCAGCCGGGGCCTGGCCGCGTCGGAGCGCTACCTCAAGATGAGCATCGGGCTGCCGGATCGTCCGGGGCAGCTGTCGCGCATCGCGGAGCTCATCTCGGAGGCGAACGCGAACGTGGTCGAGGTGCTGCACACCCGGCACGGCCGGGGCCTGCAGATCAGCGAGGTCGAGATCGAGATCAGCGTCGAGACCCGCGGCCCCGAGCACGCCGACCGCGTCATCCAGGTCCTCACCGACGCCGGCTACGCCCCCCGGATCTCCCGCAACTGA
- a CDS encoding M48 family metallopeptidase, with amino-acid sequence MYSAIARNKRNTVLILVLFLAIIGGLGALAAAVYRSTTIVVVVLVIAAAYAFFQYFFAARQAVALSGGVAVEKADEPRLYRIVENLSIATGTPMPKVYLIDDPAPNAFATGRDPEHAVVAATTGLLAIMDDAELEGVMAHELGHVRNYDIRVSMMVFGLVVAVGFLSDAFLRLAFFGRGGNGNGGGNPALLIVGLVSMVLAPIVASVVQLSISRQREYLADATGALTTRHPDALARALLKLESAGRPMQRQNSSMAHLWIADPSKPGVVARLFATHPPIADRVARLSEMGSRF; translated from the coding sequence GTGTACAGCGCGATCGCCCGCAACAAGCGCAACACGGTCCTGATCCTCGTCCTGTTCCTGGCGATCATCGGCGGCCTGGGCGCCCTGGCGGCAGCGGTCTACCGCAGCACGACGATCGTCGTGGTGGTGCTCGTGATCGCCGCCGCTTACGCGTTCTTCCAGTACTTCTTCGCCGCTCGCCAGGCGGTCGCGCTCAGCGGCGGCGTGGCGGTGGAGAAGGCGGACGAGCCGAGGCTCTACCGCATCGTCGAGAACCTCTCGATCGCGACGGGCACGCCGATGCCGAAGGTGTACCTGATCGACGACCCGGCGCCGAACGCGTTCGCGACCGGCCGTGACCCCGAGCACGCCGTCGTGGCTGCGACGACGGGCCTGCTCGCGATCATGGACGACGCCGAGCTGGAGGGCGTGATGGCCCACGAGCTGGGCCACGTCCGCAACTACGACATCCGCGTCTCGATGATGGTCTTCGGTCTCGTCGTCGCGGTGGGCTTCCTCTCGGACGCCTTCCTCCGCCTGGCCTTCTTCGGGCGGGGCGGCAACGGCAACGGCGGGGGCAACCCGGCGCTCCTGATCGTCGGGCTGGTGTCGATGGTCCTCGCGCCGATCGTCGCCTCGGTCGTGCAGCTCTCGATCTCCCGCCAGCGCGAGTACCTCGCCGATGCCACCGGTGCGCTGACGACCCGCCACCCCGACGCCCTCGCCCGCGCCCTGCTCAAGCTCGAGTCCGCGGGCCGGCCGATGCAGCGGCAGAACAGCTCGATGGCGCACCTCTGGATCGCCGACCCGTCGAAGCCGGGAGTGGTCGCGCGCCTCTTCGCGACCCACCCGCCGATCGCGGACCGCGTCGCCCGCCTCTCCGAGATGGGATCGCGCTTCTAG
- a CDS encoding crosslink repair DNA glycosylase YcaQ family protein: MTEHLTPALARRIALAAQGFGVPRPSRVDARRVRAAVDRIRPLQLDSVNVFERSHYLPLLARLGPYDRSLLDAAAFSPDGPYVEYWAHEAALVRREDLPLYRWRMEHYRRVRLPEHEGWAHENRATLDWLRAALADGPLRASEIEHEANVRTGPWWGWSDIKRGLEVLFRWGEVVTAGRTRFERSYGLAERLLPSAVLDADVPLPDAVRELVRRAARAHGIGTLGDLADYHRLLQSPTRVAIDELVEAGELERVEVRGWERGGRPVPLWRHVDARRPRTLRADALLSPFDPVVWHRPRAELFFGFHYRIEIYTPAEQRVHGYYVLPVLLDDVIAARVDLKSERKRRVLLVQAAWLEPGAPADTPERLAALLVEAADWQGLDAVEVVGRGDLAAALAAALRRIA, from the coding sequence ATGACCGAGCATCTCACCCCCGCGCTCGCGCGCCGCATCGCCCTGGCGGCGCAGGGGTTCGGCGTCCCCCGTCCCTCCCGGGTCGACGCGCGCCGGGTGCGCGCCGCCGTGGACCGGATCCGCCCGCTCCAGCTCGACTCGGTGAACGTCTTCGAGCGGAGCCACTACCTGCCGCTGCTCGCGCGGCTCGGCCCGTACGATCGCTCCCTCCTCGACGCAGCGGCCTTCTCCCCCGACGGCCCCTACGTCGAGTACTGGGCCCACGAGGCCGCCCTCGTCCGCCGCGAGGACCTCCCGCTCTACCGCTGGCGGATGGAGCACTACCGCCGGGTCCGCCTGCCCGAGCACGAGGGCTGGGCCCACGAGAACCGCGCCACCCTCGACTGGCTCCGCGCCGCGCTCGCCGACGGTCCCCTCCGCGCCTCCGAGATCGAGCACGAGGCCAACGTCCGCACGGGGCCCTGGTGGGGCTGGTCCGACATCAAGCGCGGCCTCGAGGTCCTGTTCCGCTGGGGCGAGGTGGTGACGGCGGGGCGCACGCGCTTCGAGCGCTCCTACGGTCTCGCCGAGCGGCTCCTCCCGAGCGCGGTGCTCGATGCCGACGTGCCCCTCCCCGACGCCGTCCGCGAGCTCGTGCGCCGGGCGGCCCGGGCCCATGGGATCGGCACCCTCGGCGACCTGGCCGATTACCACCGGCTGCTCCAGTCCCCCACGCGCGTCGCGATCGACGAGCTGGTCGAGGCGGGCGAGCTCGAGCGCGTCGAGGTGCGCGGCTGGGAGCGGGGCGGGCGACCCGTGCCGCTCTGGCGGCACGTCGATGCCCGACGCCCCCGCACGCTCCGGGCGGACGCGCTCCTCTCGCCGTTCGACCCCGTGGTCTGGCACCGGCCGAGAGCCGAGCTGTTCTTCGGCTTCCACTACCGGATCGAGATCTACACCCCGGCCGAGCAGCGGGTCCACGGCTACTACGTCCTCCCCGTGCTCCTCGACGACGTGATCGCTGCACGGGTCGACCTCAAGAGCGAGCGCAAGCGCCGGGTCCTCCTCGTGCAGGCCGCCTGGCTCGAGCCGGGGGCCCCGGCCGACACGCCGGAGCGGCTCGCCGCATTGCTGGTCGAGGCGGCGGACTGGCAGGGCCTCGACGCCGTCGAGGTCGTCGGTCGCGGCGACCTCGCGGCCGCCCTCGCCGCAGCACTGCGGAGGATCGCGTGA
- a CDS encoding ABC transporter substrate-binding protein: MQRLSRTAAVAAAGTALVFTLSACSGGATASSDGGGADAASATSAADLGGLDALVEAAKAEGELNVIALPDTWANYGELISGFEDEYGITVNSADPDVSSAEEISTAENLAGQDTAPDVFDLGPAVALANTDMFAPYKVESWDDIPEGNKEESGLWVNDYTGLMSIGFDAAAVPAPTSLEDLLGADYRGSVAINGDPTQAGAAAAAVQLAALQSGGSADDVQAGIDFFERLNDAGNFLPLDPTDATIASGETPVVFDWSYNNLAAGKANEGTREWTTTVLPGSAVGSYYNQAVNADAPHPAAARLWQEYLYSDAAQNLYLAAGAYPVRLAAMTEAGTVDQDALDAVGAAPSDLVQFTEEQTEAASSLLAEKWAAAIQ; the protein is encoded by the coding sequence ATTCAGCGCCTGTCGCGCACCGCCGCGGTCGCCGCCGCCGGCACCGCCCTCGTCTTCACGCTCTCGGCCTGCTCCGGCGGCGCCACCGCCTCGTCCGACGGCGGCGGCGCGGACGCGGCGTCCGCCACATCCGCCGCGGACCTCGGCGGGCTGGACGCCCTGGTCGAGGCGGCGAAGGCCGAGGGCGAGCTCAACGTCATCGCCCTGCCCGACACCTGGGCGAACTACGGCGAGCTGATCAGCGGCTTCGAGGACGAGTACGGCATCACCGTGAACTCCGCCGACCCCGACGTCTCCTCCGCGGAGGAGATCAGCACGGCGGAGAACCTCGCCGGGCAGGACACCGCTCCCGACGTGTTCGACCTGGGGCCGGCCGTCGCTCTGGCGAATACGGACATGTTCGCGCCGTACAAGGTCGAGTCCTGGGACGACATCCCCGAGGGGAACAAGGAGGAGTCGGGCCTCTGGGTCAACGACTACACCGGCCTGATGTCGATCGGATTCGACGCGGCCGCGGTGCCTGCGCCCACGTCGCTCGAGGACCTCCTCGGCGCCGACTACCGCGGTTCGGTCGCGATCAACGGCGACCCGACCCAGGCGGGAGCCGCCGCGGCCGCAGTGCAGCTCGCGGCTCTCCAGTCCGGCGGCTCCGCCGACGACGTCCAGGCGGGGATCGACTTCTTCGAGAGGCTGAACGACGCCGGCAACTTCCTGCCGCTGGACCCGACCGACGCCACCATCGCCTCGGGCGAGACCCCGGTCGTCTTCGACTGGAGCTACAACAACCTCGCCGCCGGGAAGGCGAACGAGGGCACCCGCGAGTGGACGACGACGGTCCTCCCGGGCTCCGCCGTCGGCAGCTACTACAACCAGGCGGTCAACGCCGACGCTCCGCACCCCGCGGCCGCGCGGCTCTGGCAGGAGTACCTCTACTCCGACGCCGCACAGAACCTCTACCTCGCCGCCGGCGCCTACCCGGTGCGCCTGGCCGCGATGACCGAGGCCGGCACGGTCGACCAGGACGCGCTCGACGCCGTCGGCGCCGCTCCCTCCGACCTCGTCCAGTTCACGGAGGAGCAGACCGAGGCGGCCTCGTCGCTCCTCGCCGAGAAGTGGGCCGCGGCGATCCAGTGA
- a CDS encoding ABC transporter permease, giving the protein MTTAPAEAVSGASALRGRRGTPAVLGVAPFALYVLLFLAVPTVLAVATGFTDGDGRFTTANVLALGDPVVLSAFGASLGLSAVTAVVGAMLGAVVCLALLGSDPRGALRTVVDAAASVLAQFGGVMLAFAFIATIGVQGLVTTLLAGAGVDLYADGVWLYQLPGLVLPYLYFQVPLMVLTFLPALEGLRPEWAEANAVLGGGRLGYWLHVALPVLAPSFLGCVLLLFANAFSSFATAAALISQGAQIVPLQIRAALVSETVLGRENLAGALALGMLAVMVVLMSGYALLQRRARRWQR; this is encoded by the coding sequence GTGACCACCGCTCCCGCCGAGGCCGTCTCCGGGGCGTCCGCGCTCCGGGGACGGCGCGGCACCCCGGCCGTGCTGGGCGTCGCCCCCTTCGCGCTCTACGTCCTGCTGTTCCTGGCCGTCCCCACGGTCCTCGCGGTGGCGACCGGATTCACGGACGGAGACGGCCGCTTCACCACGGCGAACGTGCTGGCGCTCGGGGATCCCGTCGTGCTGTCCGCCTTCGGCGCGTCGCTCGGGCTCTCGGCCGTCACCGCCGTCGTCGGCGCGATGCTGGGCGCGGTCGTGTGCCTGGCCCTGCTCGGCTCCGATCCGCGCGGGGCGCTCCGGACCGTCGTCGATGCAGCGGCGAGCGTCCTCGCGCAGTTCGGCGGCGTGATGCTCGCGTTCGCGTTCATCGCGACGATCGGCGTGCAGGGGCTGGTGACCACCCTCCTCGCGGGAGCGGGCGTCGACCTCTACGCCGACGGCGTGTGGCTCTACCAGCTGCCCGGGCTCGTCCTCCCCTACCTCTACTTCCAGGTGCCCCTGATGGTGCTCACGTTCCTGCCCGCGCTCGAGGGCCTGCGTCCGGAGTGGGCCGAGGCGAACGCGGTGCTCGGCGGGGGTCGGCTCGGCTACTGGCTGCACGTGGCACTCCCGGTGCTGGCGCCGTCGTTCCTCGGCTGCGTCCTGCTGCTGTTCGCGAACGCGTTCTCCTCCTTCGCCACCGCGGCGGCGCTCATCAGCCAGGGCGCGCAGATCGTCCCGCTGCAGATCCGCGCCGCGCTGGTCAGCGAGACGGTGCTGGGCCGCGAGAACCTCGCGGGCGCCCTCGCGCTCGGGATGCTCGCGGTGATGGTGGTCCTGATGTCCGGGTACGCGCTGCTGCAGCGCCGGGCCCGGCGGTGGCAGCGATGA
- a CDS encoding DUF4307 domain-containing protein: protein MAARTSESVEGAAAPALDPDAVRAAGPLATRYGRTTRTRRGNRWLFGGVALAFVAVFAAWVVWAGLDGARGGVDVQDTAHQVVDDRTVTVSFDLTAPVGREVACAVQALNEQSAVVGWLVVEYPASTERFRSYTETVRTTELANTGLISSCWLP from the coding sequence GTGGCCGCCCGCACGTCCGAGAGCGTCGAGGGAGCCGCCGCGCCCGCGCTCGATCCGGACGCCGTCCGCGCCGCCGGACCCCTCGCCACCCGCTACGGCCGCACGACGCGCACCCGCCGCGGCAACCGCTGGCTCTTCGGCGGCGTCGCGCTCGCCTTCGTCGCCGTCTTCGCCGCCTGGGTCGTCTGGGCCGGACTCGACGGAGCACGCGGCGGGGTGGACGTCCAGGACACCGCGCACCAGGTCGTGGACGACCGCACCGTCACCGTCTCCTTCGACCTCACCGCGCCCGTCGGCCGCGAGGTCGCCTGCGCGGTCCAGGCCCTCAACGAGCAGTCCGCCGTGGTCGGCTGGCTGGTCGTGGAGTACCCCGCCTCGACGGAGCGCTTCCGCTCCTACACGGAGACGGTCCGCACCACCGAGCTCGCGAACACAGGTTTGATCTCCTCCTGCTGGCTCCCGTAG
- a CDS encoding AI-2E family transporter — MRLGRSRRTSGPRAVQPAAPVAPVAPAAPYRPAPVADSAFVSDGMRIAGAWAWRVLVVVAALAVLVLLVIELRLIVIPLLLAIVIAALLVPFSSFLQRHRWPKWAAVVLAELGIVVVIGGLLFLVVTQVYSGFDDLSRQTVQSYDDFKAFLLESPLHLTETDINQYAQQALTALQQDSGMLVSGALSVGSTVGHLLTGVLLTLFSTLFILIDGPNIWSWVVRLFPRRARGAVDGAGRAGWVTLTNFVKVQILVAFVDAVGIGLGSFLLGVPLAIPIGVLVFLGSFVPVIGAVVTGALAVFIALVYNGPLIALFLLIVVLAVQQLEGHILQPLIMGSAVKVHPLAVVLAVAGGSIIGGIAGAFFAVPVVATLNVMVKYVASGAWRSPTRTPERVAAEHAD; from the coding sequence ATGAGACTCGGCAGGTCCCGCCGCACCTCCGGCCCGCGCGCCGTCCAGCCCGCCGCGCCCGTCGCGCCCGTCGCCCCGGCCGCCCCCTACCGGCCCGCTCCCGTCGCCGATTCGGCCTTCGTGAGCGACGGGATGCGCATCGCCGGCGCCTGGGCCTGGCGCGTCCTCGTCGTGGTCGCGGCGCTCGCGGTGCTGGTGCTGCTCGTCATCGAGCTGCGGCTGATCGTCATCCCGCTCCTGCTCGCGATCGTGATCGCCGCCCTGCTCGTGCCGTTCTCGAGCTTCCTCCAGCGCCACCGCTGGCCCAAGTGGGCCGCCGTCGTCCTGGCGGAGCTGGGGATCGTCGTGGTGATCGGCGGGCTCCTCTTCCTCGTCGTCACCCAGGTCTACTCCGGCTTCGACGATCTCAGCCGGCAGACGGTGCAGTCCTACGACGACTTCAAGGCCTTCCTCCTCGAGTCGCCGCTCCACCTCACCGAGACCGACATCAACCAGTACGCGCAGCAGGCCCTCACGGCCCTGCAGCAGGACTCGGGGATGCTGGTCAGCGGCGCGCTCAGCGTCGGCTCGACCGTCGGCCACCTGCTGACCGGCGTGCTGCTCACCCTCTTCTCGACGCTGTTCATCCTGATCGACGGGCCGAACATCTGGAGCTGGGTCGTCCGCCTCTTCCCGCGCCGCGCCCGCGGAGCCGTCGACGGCGCCGGTCGCGCAGGGTGGGTGACGCTGACCAACTTCGTGAAGGTGCAGATCCTGGTCGCCTTCGTCGACGCGGTCGGCATCGGCCTCGGCTCCTTCCTCCTCGGCGTCCCGCTGGCCATCCCGATCGGCGTGCTCGTCTTCCTCGGCTCCTTCGTGCCGGTCATCGGCGCCGTGGTGACGGGGGCGCTGGCCGTCTTCATCGCACTGGTCTACAACGGACCGCTGATCGCGCTCTTCCTGCTGATCGTCGTCCTCGCGGTGCAGCAGCTCGAGGGCCACATCCTCCAGCCGCTGATCATGGGGTCGGCGGTCAAGGTCCACCCGTTGGCCGTCGTGCTCGCTGTGGCCGGAGGCTCGATCATCGGCGGCATCGCCGGCGCCTTCTTCGCGGTGCCCGTCGTGGCCACGCTCAACGTCATGGTCAAGTACGTCGCGAGCGGAGCCTGGCGCTCGCCGACCCGAACCCCCGAGAGAGTTGCCGCAGAGCATGCAGACTAG
- the greA gene encoding transcription elongation factor GreA, with amino-acid sequence MADQSQVTWMTQESYDRLEAELTELSTNGREEIAKRIEVAREEGDLKENGGYHAAKDEQGKIEARIRQLTSLLREAEIGTPPESHGVVEAGTIITAEIAGDESRFLLGNREMAGESDLDVYSPQSPLGSAIMGLNVGDTARFTAPNGREIEVRVANVETWSGH; translated from the coding sequence ATGGCCGACCAGTCACAGGTGACCTGGATGACCCAGGAGTCGTACGACCGCCTCGAGGCGGAGCTCACCGAGCTGTCCACCAACGGACGCGAGGAGATCGCCAAGCGCATCGAGGTCGCCCGCGAGGAGGGCGACCTGAAGGAGAACGGCGGCTACCACGCCGCGAAGGACGAGCAGGGCAAGATCGAGGCCCGCATCCGCCAGCTGACCTCGCTCCTCCGCGAAGCCGAGATCGGCACGCCCCCCGAGAGCCACGGAGTCGTCGAGGCCGGCACCATCATCACCGCCGAGATCGCCGGCGACGAGTCCCGCTTCCTCCTCGGCAACCGCGAGATGGCGGGCGAGAGCGACCTCGACGTCTACAGCCCCCAGAGCCCCCTCGGATCGGCGATCATGGGCCTGAACGTCGGCGACACCGCCCGCTTCACAGCACCCAACGGGCGGGAGATCGAGGTCCGCGTCGCCAACGTCGAGACCTGGTCCGGCCACTGA
- a CDS encoding TetR/AcrR family transcriptional regulator gives MSAPGGVLALALSERCVARLLERGSVVGVGTGELAHAAGVSLRTFHRYLGGKEDCVRPVLAAAIAAMGRALLERPAAEPLNAALGHAFAAAASGPQLDRTLRLIPLLTETSAMRAVWAQSLHDGEEALTPFLAERMGLGRTSPHRAAVLATVVLALVRRALVDAAASGIDPAPVFAEYLTTVDGGPLAAPTG, from the coding sequence GTGAGCGCGCCCGGCGGCGTCCTGGCGCTGGCGCTGTCGGAGCGCTGCGTCGCCCGTCTGCTCGAGCGCGGGAGCGTCGTCGGGGTCGGCACGGGCGAGCTCGCCCACGCGGCCGGCGTCTCCCTCCGGACCTTCCACCGGTACCTCGGCGGGAAGGAGGACTGCGTGCGTCCGGTGCTCGCCGCCGCGATCGCCGCGATGGGACGCGCACTCCTCGAGCGCCCGGCCGCCGAGCCGCTGAACGCGGCGCTCGGTCACGCCTTCGCCGCGGCGGCCTCCGGTCCCCAGCTCGACCGCACCCTCCGGCTGATCCCCCTGCTCACCGAGACCTCGGCGATGCGCGCGGTCTGGGCGCAGTCGCTGCACGACGGCGAGGAGGCGCTGACGCCGTTCCTCGCGGAGCGGATGGGGCTCGGCCGCACGTCCCCGCACCGGGCGGCCGTCCTGGCCACCGTCGTCCTCGCCCTGGTCCGGCGGGCGCTGGTCGACGCGGCCGCGAGCGGCATCGACCCGGCGCCGGTCTTCGCCGAGTACCTGACGACCGTCGACGGCGGTCCGCTGGCGGCTCCGACCGGATGA